The Psychrilyobacter atlanticus DSM 19335 genome contains a region encoding:
- the rpsK gene encoding 30S ribosomal protein S11, with amino-acid sequence MAKKRGAVKTKKKLKNIPLGIAHIHSTFNNTIIAITDTEGRVVAWKSGGTSGFKNTKKGTPFAAQIAAEEVAKAAMEHGMKKVEVRVKGPGSGREATIRSLQAAGLEVSKIVDATPVPHNGCRPPKKRRV; translated from the coding sequence TTGGCTAAGAAAAGAGGCGCAGTTAAAACTAAGAAGAAATTAAAGAATATTCCTTTAGGAATAGCTCATATACATTCAACTTTTAACAACACTATCATCGCTATCACAGATACTGAAGGAAGAGTTGTAGCTTGGAAATCTGGAGGAACTTCAGGATTCAAGAATACTAAAAAAGGAACTCCATTCGCAGCTCAAATAGCAGCGGAAGAAGTAGCTAAAGCAGCTATGGAGCATGGAATGAAAAAGGTAGAAGTAAGAGTGAAGGGACCTGGTTCTGGAAGAGAAGCTACTATCAGATCATTACAAGCAGCTGGATTAGAAGTATCAAAAATTGTTGATGCTACACCAGTTCCACATAATGGATGTAGACCACCTAAAAAGAGAAGAGTGTAG
- the rpsD gene encoding 30S ribosomal protein S4, whose amino-acid sequence MAINRQPVLKRCRALGLDPIVLGINKKSNRGPRPNANQKPTEYAIQLREKQKAKFVYAVMEKQFRKLYEEASRKDGVTGLNLIQYLERRLENVVYRMGFVSTRRQARQIVSHGHVSVNGRKVNIASYRVKAGDVVAVIENSKNVELIKSAIEEANAPSWIELDKANFAGKILQNPTKDDMDFELNEALIVEFYSR is encoded by the coding sequence ATGGCAATTAATAGACAGCCTGTATTAAAGAGATGTAGAGCTCTTGGATTGGATCCAATAGTTTTAGGTATAAATAAAAAATCAAACAGAGGTCCTAGACCAAATGCAAATCAAAAACCAACTGAATATGCTATTCAATTAAGAGAGAAGCAAAAAGCGAAATTCGTATATGCTGTAATGGAAAAGCAATTCAGAAAGTTATATGAAGAAGCATCAAGAAAAGACGGAGTAACTGGTCTTAACTTAATTCAATATTTAGAGAGAAGATTAGAAAATGTAGTATACAGAATGGGGTTTGTTTCAACTAGAAGACAAGCTAGACAAATTGTATCTCATGGACATGTTTCTGTAAATGGAAGAAAAGTAAATATCGCGTCTTACAGAGTTAAAGCTGGAGATGTTGTAGCAGTTATAGAAAATTCAAAAAATGTTGAGCTTATCAAATCTGCAATTGAGGAAGCTAACGCTCCTTCATGGATTGAATTAGATAAAGCTAACTTTGCTGGAAAAATCTTACAAAACCCTACAAAAGACGATATGGACTTCGAATTAAATGAAGCATTAATCGTAGAATTCTACTCAAGATAA
- a CDS encoding DNA-directed RNA polymerase subunit alpha produces MLKIEKLARNINITEEKTSEFGGSYVVEPLYRGYGNTIGNALRRVLLSSIPGTAIKGVRIDGVLNEFSTMEGVKEAVTDIVLNVKEIIVKADEPGEKKMTLSIEGPRVVTAADIIPDAGIEVINPDHVICTVTTDRKVDMEFIVDTGEGFVVADEIDNTDWSVEYIAVDAIYTPIKKVSYAVEDTMVGRQTDFDKLTLNVATDGSVEIRDAISYAVELLSFHLNPFLEIGDRMDSLRDQDEEELNDEPATAVVENNVAGTKIEELDLTVRSFNCLKKAGIEDVGQLSEMGLTELLKIKNLGRKSLDEILDKMRELGFDLQGNNTSN; encoded by the coding sequence ATGTTAAAGATCGAAAAATTAGCAAGAAATATAAACATTACAGAAGAAAAAACTAGTGAATTTGGTGGAAGCTATGTAGTGGAGCCATTATATAGAGGTTATGGGAATACGATTGGTAATGCACTTAGAAGAGTGTTATTATCATCTATTCCAGGAACAGCTATTAAAGGTGTAAGAATTGACGGTGTTTTAAATGAATTTTCTACTATGGAAGGCGTTAAAGAAGCTGTAACTGATATTGTCCTTAATGTTAAGGAGATTATCGTTAAAGCCGATGAGCCTGGTGAGAAAAAAATGACATTATCAATAGAAGGGCCAAGAGTTGTTACAGCTGCTGACATCATTCCTGATGCTGGTATCGAAGTAATAAATCCTGATCATGTTATCTGTACAGTTACGACTGACAGAAAAGTAGATATGGAATTTATTGTTGATACTGGAGAAGGTTTTGTAGTTGCAGATGAGATTGACAACACAGACTGGTCTGTAGAGTATATCGCAGTTGATGCAATATATACTCCAATCAAAAAAGTTTCTTACGCTGTAGAAGATACTATGGTAGGAAGACAAACTGATTTTGATAAATTAACATTAAATGTTGCAACTGATGGAAGTGTTGAAATCAGAGATGCAATTTCATATGCAGTTGAGCTTTTAAGTTTCCACTTGAACCCATTCCTAGAGATTGGTGACAGAATGGATAGCTTAAGAGACCAAGATGAAGAAGAGTTAAATGATGAGCCTGCAACAGCTGTTGTTGAAAACAATGTAGCAGGAACTAAAATTGAGGAGTTAGATCTTACTGTAAGATCATTCAATTGTCTTAAAAAGGCTGGAATTGAAGATGTTGGTCAACTTTCTGAGATGGGATTAACTGAATTGTTAAAGATCAAGAACTTAGGAAGAAAATCATTAGATGAAATTTTAGACAAAATGAGAGAATTAGGATTTGACTTACAGGGTAACAATACCTCTAATTAA
- the rplQ gene encoding 50S ribosomal protein L17, protein MNHNKSYRKLGRRSDHRKAMLMNLTISLINEERIETTVTRAKELRKFAERMVTLGKKGDLASRRRALAFLRDKDTVAKLFAEVAPKYTERKGGYTRIMKTGIRRGDSSPMAIIELV, encoded by the coding sequence ATGAATCATAATAAATCATATAGAAAGTTAGGTAGAAGATCAGACCATAGAAAAGCTATGTTAATGAACTTAACTATCTCTTTAATAAATGAAGAAAGAATAGAAACAACTGTAACTAGAGCAAAGGAATTAAGAAAGTTTGCTGAAAGAATGGTTACTTTAGGTAAAAAAGGAGACTTAGCGTCAAGAAGAAGAGCACTTGCATTCTTAAGAGACAAAGATACTGTAGCAAAGTTATTTGCTGAAGTAGCTCCTAAGTACACTGAAAGAAAAGGTGGATATACTAGAATTATGAAAACTGGTATCAGAAGAGGAGACTCTTCACCAATGGCAATAATCGAATTAGTATAA